Within Phycodurus eques isolate BA_2022a chromosome 18, UOR_Pequ_1.1, whole genome shotgun sequence, the genomic segment TGTGTTTGGAGGTTCGGTGCGGAGCTGTGTGGCTTCAGGCCCCCCCTGCGGGCTTCGTGGCTGCCGAGGTGTCGGATCAGAACGGCGGTCGGGGGAGTTTTGGTGTAGGAGTCTGGGCTCCTCTGAAAGTGGGCTGAGAATCGGGCTGAGTCAGCTCTGGTTGGATTTTCTTCAGAACCAATGTAGAAGATGGGGGATTTTGTGGATGAGGTCGAGTTCTCATGACCCTTTAAAGGAGCTGAAGATTTCAAAGCAGTCCGATGGTTTCGCGTTTGCTTGAAAACGGGTCTGTCCTCCGAGCGGCCGGCGTCACTCAGACTGTCTGGATCCAGTTCACCTTGAACAGACAGGCACTGAGTGGAGTCCTGTTGGTGCGGAGGAGAATGAGGAGCTCTGTCCGCACGGTCCCGGTCTTGAGAAGGTGCGTGGTGCACAAGGAGGCCAGGGAGGGCGCCGTCCAGCTTTTCGGGGGGAACCTGAGGCAGGAGCCTTCTCGTCCTGGAGCTGTGGCTGGACTCCGACTCTGACCGCTCGTAGCTGTAACCTTCAGCCGCCTGGATCGGCGTGTGCCGGTCTACAAAGATCAGAATCAGCATcgtctttattttgccaagtattttccaaaaaacacacaaggaatttgtctccggtagttggagccgctcgagtacgacgatGTTAAAGATGTTAAGTGCGGACACGTTGATGACACAAAACCTTCGGTCCCTAAAGCCCGCAAACGCACGCCGAGTGACGCGCCTGAACTGTGGTGGCGTGTACGAGGCTGCGCAACTAGTTTTCACGAGTTGCCGACTGACGGAAACGGGTTTTGCTGCCACGCTACATTGGAATCGCATGCGAACTGTGTCAAAAGGTAGCAGACGTAACGGCCAATCCAAATCGTCATGTCGTATCGCACGATCACGACAAAAATGACGTTTGCGGGTACCGAGCGAGATCCAGATGGCTGGCCGTACCAATACAATAAACACTCAGTAGATACAGTAGATCTTTTGTGTTTGACAATAAAACTTAACAATATTTCATATGTACACGAGGCTGAAATGTCTTGCCGCCACCAAAATGCACGAGTGCAGCCAGTGACTGGGGCGATAAGGCCAACAGCCTCTTAAATATCCACAGTGTTTTTGGGGGGTTCGACAGAATAGAATACAGAACAGTGCCTTAAAACGTTGTTTCCTGATAAGAACACCAGAGGTCGCATTTTTTCTGGTGCAGCGAGTCGCCAGGTGTGCGAGGGTTAGTCGCCCGCCGACTGTAATTTGTTCGCGGCTGTCCAATTCGGTCGCGTCTCTTGGTGTTAGCTGACTGCGATTGCTAATCGTGTTTCCCTGCtgtgatcaaatgctaacaagGAACATGCAAACATATAAATAAGCTTGTTTGTCTCAACACCTTGGTGCTTCTTATTAGTACTTCAAATCCTGTCCTGGTATTTTCCAACAGAATgcacaaaaaatgaaaagcacCTTCTTGAGGCGGTGCGGAACCAGGCGCAGCACAGCTGTCTGCTAGACTGGCCCAACGGGATACCCACTTTGGTCCTTCTGGACCTGGAGCCTTCAGGGAAAAGATAATGGTGAATGTTTTCACGCTGCGCGCACGACAGGTCGTAGCGCACCGGTGTTTACCTGGAAGGGGCTTGCTGCGGGGGCACTGCTCCCAACCAGGCCGAAGTCGTGCAACATCATGCAACAGCTAGCGACGTTAGCATCCTGGCCTTCGTCTAGCACGGGCCTCGGCGTTCCCGGGCTCAGATCAGCGTACTCCGGAGAGTCCAGGACCCCGAACACCTGCCGGAGATGTCGACAGGCAGTGAATAACGTTAGCGGCGATTCAAGCGTGAGTCCCGACGAAAGAGGAGCTCACCTGGTCGATCATGTTGCGAGCGTCTTCCACTTCCTGGTCGTGAGCGTCCGTGTCGATGGTGTAGGTGCCGGCCTCGCTCACGCTGTCGTCCTCCTCGTTCCTCAACAGCCTCTGGCACCCTTTCGGATCCCCTGCGGTAAAACTCAGGGGCGGCGGGGCGGGGCCCGGGGAAGGGTCGACGGGGGGAGGCGGCGCCGTCGCGGGAGGGGCCGAAGGTTCCGGCGGCAAAGGAGGCGACACCATCACCGGTGGTGCCGACATCGGCGGCGGCGACATTTGCTGCCTGGTAGGGAAGGAGTCCTGACTGGAATCCTTCAAGAATTCCACGGCCAAGTCTCGAGCGAGTTTGGACTTCTTCCCGACGCTGCCAAAAGGACGAACAAAGACGGCCGAGGTCGAGCGATAGGTCTCCGTATCTGCCTGTTCCCGCCTCAGGGAACTGGATCTCTGGGGGGCTCCGTGGCCGCCGGGACTTTTGAGCGGCACCGTGACCTGCTGGGTCGGGGCCACGTGGCCGTGAACGGATGCCGGACGCTCGCTGCCTTTGCGCCGCTCCAGCTTGCTCTTGAGGGCGGAGTAAGAGTCTGCGTGGGCGGAGTTGTGTGTGAACGACTGCGACCGCTTCTTGCGAGGGTTGTCGTCAAAGAACTCGATGACAAATGCCTGCTGGCTCAGGCGCTCGGGGGGACCTTGCTTGGACGGGTCCGTGACGGGAGACCGGACCCGAGGGGGGCTTCGGCGCAAGGGGGGCTCCGGGGCCTCGGGGGAGGCCGGCGTTGTCTGTTTTGGCTGGGCGGATTTACTCCTCCGTCCTTTGAGCGCCGGGTCCTCGGAGTCGCTCTGCGTTCCGTCGTCATGGTGATGACCTGCAAACAGGGAGCACCGTTGACCGCTGACGTGTTAATGAAGCAGCAGAATAGCATTAACGTGCTCACTGCTTGTCACCTTTCAGCGACTTGAAGTTGACGGCGAGGTCGCTCTTCGTGCTGTAAACGTCGTCACACGCGGGCCGCTTCTTCATCAGGCTGACGTCGCTGTGAACCAGCCAGTCGGCCACCTTGTTCTGCGATGACACGACTTCCGCCGGGGCGGTCTTGGCAGGGGCCGGAGTCTTCCTGCGGCGGGAGGAGAACTTGGTCACGTGGTCTTTGATTTTGATCTTCCCCGGCGTGCACTCGTCAAACTCGATGGTGAAAGAGGCGTGGCTCTGGACGGCGGGCGGGGTCTCGGTGGGGGCGGGGGACGTGTCCTTGGTGGGGATCTCTTGTAGCTGCGCCGCCACGGCCTTGGGGACTTGCAAGTCCTTGGTGGGAATCTCGAAGTAGCTGGCCTCGCGCTGGTACGGCGCGAATAGGGTTTTCGTTTGGGGACTGGAAAGACATCCGGCGAAATCGGGATCCGCAGGCGGCGGAGCTTCTCTCTGCACCTCTGAGAAAACAGACGAACGAAATCGGACGAACGGCATAGCTTGCAACAGACCTCGGACTGTCGAGAACCGGTGTCATCAAACTCCTTTCGGTAGCGGGCCGCATCAAAGTTCTGCTTTGGTTTAGTCTGTTCCGGCGCAACTACGGATGGGAATAGAAAAGCCTAAAAATGAAGGAGGCGGAGCAAACAAACCATTTGCATGACTTCATTTCCTCACCCAAAGACAATCGATAATAGAACCCACGCTAATCGGATCGATAAGCAGTATCGATTATACAATCGGAATGGCTGAATTCTTATCTAGGCCCGTCCATAGCTGCAACCCACGCACCCACATTCTCTGATCAGCTGCTCATCCCACAAATGGGTTTTCCTTACAAATGCGATAAGGTTCCTAAACAGGATTTTCGACCGTAGTAGAATTGCCCAGAGACATTGTTACAACAAAGAAAGAATCGAGTCAATTTCTATTTTGGTCgcgattttctgccaaaatgaaccATCTAGCAAGAAACGTGAAGTAGACAGGGTTTGCTTTCGCGGGTGGGTGACCTGAAACGACGCGGGGGGCCCAACCTGGCCCTCGGACTGAGAGTTTGACACCAGGGTTCTAGAAGGGTTCCAAGGTTTGACCCGGTCCGTCTCTGTAAGGCTCACCTCTGCGAGGGTCTTCTCCGTGAGGCTCATCTCCGCTGTCCGGCCGACTCCCGCAATCCTCCTCACCCCACCAAGACGGCTGCCCGTACAGCGGCGTGGGCCGCGGGGTCGGCGCCTCTGTGACGACCGCAAGGACAGCCGTGACGAATACGAAAGGACGCGGCACGTCCGACTCTCCGCGTTACGCTTACGTACTCCGTATCGACGGGTTACATTCTCTGTGTCGACTGGTTTGGTTAGAAAGAAGAATCATGAAACATGAGTTTGGTTTGGGGTCAATGACCCCAAAATGGGGGGGCTGTACGGTCGAATGAACTTTTAAGGTCACTTGGCCCCATCGCGCAACCCTAGGAAAACCCGTTTACACAGCGAGCTTCCTTTGACGAGAGCAAGCTCCCTCCTGGGTTACGGTGCCCTTGACCTTAGCATCGCAAGATTCCAAGAATCGCAGTGGGGGTCCTCTAATTGTTTGCGCAGCTCGCACGTGTACAAAGATCAGAAGCGCCTGTGTCTGTGTCCTTTTCTGGCTTATCGGCCCATTTATTGGTCTACAACAATACAACACCATCGTCTCGTTACGTAGCGTAGCCTGCAACGACCGATTGCTTAGCGTACATCGCCCGGTTCGGTAACGTACCTTGCGTCAGACTCTTGCCGCCGGGGTTCTTGTCGAGCTCCGTCTTCTTCGCGTGAGACGCCTTCAGGCTCATCTGCAATTGGCCGGCGTACTTCTCGTGCTGCAAGGACAGGAGGCGCTCATCGTCAGCACCGACCTTCGTCTTTGCCGAGCTCGTCGACGTCCCTGTCAGCGAGTCGATCGCGTATCTTCGCTTATCCTACcgctacacccccccccccccccgcaacaTGGCACAAATCTGATCCCGAATCCCGTTTGCGTCCGCGACAACATTCACACAGCAAACGTCTCCGGGTATGAATTAACACGCCGTCCTATTTGTCTGCCGCGTGACTCAcgacattaaaacattttttcacctGCATAATTGTGTTTGTCATCTTTGTAAAACCTCGCGGACCCAAACAAGTGGTTCAAGTCCATCTGTCCAATCTGTAGAGCGCTCGTCCCGGTTCGGGTCACGTcac encodes:
- the cep170bb gene encoding centrosomal protein of 170 kDa protein B isoform X6, with amino-acid sequence MSLKASHAKKTELDKNPGGKSLTQEAPTPRPTPLYGQPSWWGEEDCGSRPDSGDEPHGEDPRREVQREAPPPADPDFAGCLSSPQTKTLFAPYQREASYFEIPTKDLQVPKAVAAQLQEIPTKDTSPAPTETPPAVQSHASFTIEFDECTPGKIKIKDHVTKFSSRRRKTPAPAKTAPAEVVSSQNKVADWLVHSDVSLMKKRPACDDVYSTKSDLAVNFKSLKGHHHDDGTQSDSEDPALKGRRSKSAQPKQTTPASPEAPEPPLRRSPPRVRSPVTDPSKQGPPERLSQQAFVIEFFDDNPRKKRSQSFTHNSAHADSYSALKSKLERRKGSERPASVHGHVAPTQQVTVPLKSPGGHGAPQRSSSLRREQADTETYRSTSAVFVRPFGSVGKKSKLARDLAVEFLKDSSQDSFPTRQQMSPPPMSAPPVMVSPPLPPEPSAPPATAPPPPVDPSPGPAPPPLSFTAGDPKGCQRLLRNEEDDSVSEAGTYTIDTDAHDQEVEDARNMIDQVFGVLDSPEYADLSPGTPRPVLDEGQDANVASCCMMLHDFGLVGSSAPAASPFQAPGPEGPKWVSRWASLADSCAAPGSAPPQEDRHTPIQAAEGYSYERSESESSHSSRTRRLLPQVPPEKLDGALPGLLVHHAPSQDRDRADRAPHSPPHQQDSTQCLSVQGELDPDSLSDAGRSEDRPVFKQTRNHRTALKSSAPLKGHENSTSSTKSPIFYIGSEENPTRADSARFSAHFQRSPDSYTKTPPTAVLIRHLGSHEARRGGLKPHSSAPNLQTQNKDCVPTKDTSSLVRQESFTKTGPCENVQVNKLPHISSQPSIRDLEQRRETFADADPFLQEPGKFPSPGSGQSSKKGGSSSHVDDSLSGESDVDTASTVSQVSSKNASVTSAVKKQSNGTLRKEKTSSGQQKGRQLSARERLSEKRRNQASVTPSNKAGATKRFQMRRSAGGRGSLDLSSEGQQASRTFSDQEASQTSSRSKKVDSLLPKEDNVKTAIAQVLTRSNSLSAPRPTRASMLRRARLGETSDNEGAETDRASQSSDHAAAAPKAAPEAKKLSRLDILALPRKRTGSFTAPGDNETSSSAGRAAFVNRNVDSVLAARKSSVSDAHQAAGRAGGAPGKNTLTRTRSGGAKYPDVGFHPKQKNCDFSSSSDEDYKSSSANATKARRSAQTPRGDGTAAGRSKSVSAETEEDEDRSDPYQNWSTHSAEIAKLSHDLAKDLAILAREIHDVAGDGDCGAASSGSVLDPSACAVSASEELLRVAPDDTRNLRNVPERSRLDANMNEAKRDCRGEDTQPLSPLRHLSHAIRDTTEQLAAKLKVMFRNKADLWEEIDKKMKADADVPVLKTANQEISSIVTELRRVQRQLEVINCVVDPAAGSLQPVAQSPRTSSKENKGGGKQNGVSQKTRRHVL